A window from Dermacentor albipictus isolate Rhodes 1998 colony chromosome 10, USDA_Dalb.pri_finalv2, whole genome shotgun sequence encodes these proteins:
- the LOC139050855 gene encoding uncharacterized protein translates to MNVAIPALLLVLLVDVPPSSAHWCKAKGLKKIDWGKFAGKEWYAALGRYVHHEYPICTSRLYYPKKGRVVEVLRHGRVGAKSWNQTASGGTLESDKIRFIKDNDLSPDGVIYYQILDTDYTTWALENSCNRFGSTLSLLLTKQMRRVPRPIMRKAWRAIRKAGIKVIRNPWFPTGCLIKNGEGDGLFTLMLVSNPSK, encoded by the exons ATGAATGTCGCAATACCAGCGCTGCTACTGGTCCTGCTGGTCGACGTACCACCATCGTCAGCGCACTGGTGCAAGGCGAAAGGCTTGAAAAAGATAGACTGGGGAAAG TTTGCGGGCAAGGAATGGTACGCAGCCCTTGGCCGTTATGTACACCACGAATATCCCATATGTACCTCAAGACTTTACTACCCCAAGAAAGGGCGCGTCGTTGAAGTTCTAAGACACGG GAGGGTCGGGGCTAAATCTTGGAATCAGACCGCATCCGGCGGCACGCTCGAATCGGACAAAATTCGATTTATTAAAG ACAATGATTTGAGTCCCGACGGGGTGATCTACTACCAAATCTTGGACACGGATTACACAACATGGGCGCTCGAGAATTCCTGCAATCGGT TCGGAAGCACTCTCTCACTTCTGCTGACCAAGCAAATGCGCCGTGTTCCCAGACCAATTATGCGGAAAGCGTGGAGGGCCATACGGAAGGCAGGAATCAAAGTCATAAGAAACCCCTGGTTCCCAACCGGCTGCCTCATAAAAAACGGCGAAGGTGACGGCTTGTTTACACTGATGCTTGTGTCGAACCCCTCTAAATAA